From Candidatus Neomarinimicrobiota bacterium, the proteins below share one genomic window:
- the pdxT gene encoding pyridoxal 5'-phosphate synthase glutaminase subunit PdxT, which yields MLQIGVLAIQGAFHKHAETLKALQTQPVIVKYAADLTHLDGLIIPGGESTVITRQLGYRLAWEDLYTFAREKAVFGTCAGLIMLGKGCTDPRVRQLGLLDAVIERNAYGSQIESFTEDVTLSFDEHPFHAVFIRAPKILKVGKEAKIVATFRGEAVMVRQKQLLGAAFHPELTNDVRVHDYFIRHCVTQSGK from the coding sequence GTGCTTCAAATCGGTGTGCTGGCCATTCAGGGTGCCTTTCATAAACATGCAGAGACCCTGAAAGCCCTCCAAACCCAACCGGTGATTGTTAAATATGCCGCGGACCTGACACATCTGGACGGGCTCATCATCCCAGGCGGGGAATCTACCGTCATTACACGTCAATTGGGATACCGCCTGGCCTGGGAGGACCTCTACACCTTTGCCCGGGAAAAAGCGGTTTTCGGAACCTGTGCCGGACTCATTATGCTGGGAAAGGGCTGCACCGATCCACGGGTGCGGCAGTTGGGACTCCTGGATGCGGTGATTGAACGGAATGCTTACGGTTCCCAGATTGAATCCTTTACGGAAGATGTAACTCTTTCCTTTGATGAGCATCCCTTTCATGCCGTCTTTATCCGGGCTCCGAAAATCCTCAAAGTGGGTAAGGAAGCAAAAATTGTGGCCACCTTTCGGGGTGAAGCGGTGATGGTAAGACAAAAGCAGCTCCTGGGAGCCGCTTTCCATCCCGAACTCACCAATGACGTCCGGGTCCATGACTATTTTATCCGGCACTGTGTAACCCAATCCGGGAAGTGA
- the pdxS gene encoding pyridoxal 5'-phosphate synthase lyase subunit PdxS, with amino-acid sequence MEKSSYEVKVGLAEMLKGGVIMDVTNVDQAKIAEDAGAAAVMALERIPADIRAYGGIARMSNPEMILKIKEAVSIPVMAKCRIGHFAEAQILEELGIDFIDESEVLTPADEENHIWKHDFKAPFVCGCRDLGEALRRIGEGAAMMRTKGEAGTGDIVEAVRHMREVNRGIRRLQMMDKEELMAEAKRLGAPFSVVEIVAQKGQLPVPNFAAGGIATPADASLMMQLGAEAVFVGSGIFKSDDPSARAEAIVKAVTYYTDPAVLLEVSKGLKDAMLGKPAKGLPDDEQLAKRGW; translated from the coding sequence ATGGAAAAGAGTTCCTATGAAGTGAAAGTGGGCCTGGCCGAAATGCTGAAAGGTGGCGTCATTATGGACGTGACCAATGTGGACCAGGCTAAAATTGCCGAAGATGCCGGTGCAGCAGCCGTGATGGCCCTGGAACGGATACCTGCCGATATCCGGGCTTACGGCGGCATCGCCCGCATGAGCAATCCGGAAATGATTCTCAAGATTAAAGAGGCTGTCTCTATCCCCGTCATGGCGAAATGCCGTATCGGACATTTTGCCGAAGCCCAGATCCTGGAAGAACTGGGGATTGATTTTATTGACGAATCGGAAGTGTTGACGCCTGCCGATGAAGAAAACCACATCTGGAAACACGATTTTAAAGCGCCTTTCGTCTGCGGTTGCCGGGATCTGGGAGAAGCTCTCCGGCGGATTGGCGAAGGGGCCGCGATGATGCGGACCAAAGGTGAAGCAGGTACCGGTGATATCGTGGAAGCGGTCCGGCACATGCGGGAAGTCAACCGGGGCATCCGGCGCCTTCAGATGATGGATAAAGAAGAATTGATGGCAGAAGCCAAACGCCTGGGCGCCCCCTTTTCCGTAGTGGAAATTGTGGCTCAAAAAGGCCAACTGCCCGTCCCCAATTTTGCTGCCGGCGGCATTGCAACCCCTGCGGACGCCTCCCTTATGATGCAACTGGGGGCCGAAGCGGTTTTTGTAGGGTCGGGTATCTTTAAATCTGACGATCCTTCCGCCCGGGCTGAAGCTATTGTGAAAGCTGTGACCTATTACACCGATCCGGCTGTGCTTCTGGAGGTCTCGAAAGGACTCAAAGACGCCATGCTCGGCAAGCCTGCCAAGGGGTTGCCTGACGATGAACAGCTGGCTAAACGGGGGTGGTAG
- the ispH gene encoding 4-hydroxy-3-methylbut-2-enyl diphosphate reductase, which translates to MKSKSRITIDVAKGCGFCAGVRRAVQMAEDAAQKHGRVTMLGDIVHNEAVIGDLARQGVQVVDSPDHIPQDAPVLLRAHGTTPAVEDSLYGRGFSILDATCPLVREIHKAIRELEKEGRRCLIVGDHGHDEVIGIAGQVKDAVVIATPEEARNLPTMKKAGVVSQSTQTQANLQAIVAELIPGVLDLRVVNTICAPSRLNQKEAERVARENEAVIVIGSETSANTRRLEAVVRKLNPKVLRIASADELDIEVLKSVQSIGITAGASTPDAVIRDVIEKIQTI; encoded by the coding sequence ATGAAGAGTAAATCACGCATTACAATCGATGTGGCTAAAGGCTGTGGATTCTGTGCCGGAGTCCGAAGAGCTGTCCAGATGGCTGAAGACGCCGCACAAAAACACGGTCGCGTGACTATGCTGGGTGATATAGTCCACAATGAGGCTGTGATCGGGGATCTGGCCCGGCAAGGAGTCCAGGTTGTCGATTCTCCTGACCATATTCCTCAGGATGCTCCTGTTCTTCTCCGGGCTCATGGCACCACACCGGCAGTGGAAGATTCACTCTACGGTCGGGGATTTTCCATCCTCGATGCCACCTGTCCCCTGGTAAGGGAAATCCACAAAGCCATCCGGGAGTTGGAAAAAGAAGGTCGCCGCTGTCTGATTGTCGGTGACCATGGTCACGATGAGGTGATCGGTATTGCAGGACAGGTGAAAGATGCGGTGGTGATTGCCACCCCGGAAGAAGCCCGAAATCTTCCTACCATGAAAAAGGCTGGTGTCGTTTCACAAAGCACCCAGACTCAGGCTAATTTGCAGGCCATTGTGGCAGAACTGATTCCCGGGGTGCTGGATTTACGGGTGGTGAATACTATCTGCGCACCCAGCCGACTGAATCAGAAAGAAGCCGAACGGGTCGCCCGGGAGAATGAAGCGGTGATTGTCATTGGAAGTGAGACCTCTGCCAATACCAGGCGCCTGGAAGCCGTGGTCCGGAAGCTGAATCCGAAGGTCCTACGCATTGCCTCGGCGGATGAACTTGATATTGAGGTTTTAAAATCCGTACAATCAATAGGGATTACTGCCGGAGCCAGTACCCCCGATGCGGTGATCCGGGATGTGATAGAAAAAATTCAAACGATATGA
- a CDS encoding bifunctional oligoribonuclease/PAP phosphatase NrnA, with translation METISKWREFNQRLKYVQSVVLTTHLNPDGDAIGSELAMAYHLRQLGKSVTIFNPSSMPESLRFLDENHEITTFVKTIHTGEVNRADLVIFLDVGDFDRAGYVGQAAREAGKAVISIDHHPQISHEKYLLAIEDTHASSTGYMIYDYLKVFYPTHLNSPMATALYVAVMTDTGNFKFSNTRAEDHHMAGDLIAYGIDPYKMYCRIYEQFSPARMRLLGHVLQDLRFESDGRLVWFVIYQKMMEKYGATYDDLDGFSDFMRSIAGVEVSVMFKEMEDGTCRVNLRSKGRVVIHKVAQHFGGGGHPFAAGANLKKRVEEAIPAILSDVKRAIEGTP, from the coding sequence ATGGAAACAATCAGTAAATGGAGGGAGTTCAATCAACGGCTGAAATATGTCCAATCCGTCGTCCTCACAACTCACCTGAACCCCGACGGTGATGCCATCGGATCTGAACTGGCCATGGCATATCACCTGCGCCAACTGGGAAAATCCGTCACTATCTTCAATCCATCATCTATGCCTGAATCCCTTCGATTTCTGGATGAAAACCATGAAATTACTACTTTTGTGAAAACGATCCATACCGGTGAGGTGAACCGGGCAGATCTTGTGATTTTTCTCGATGTGGGAGATTTTGACCGGGCAGGTTATGTGGGACAGGCAGCCCGGGAAGCAGGCAAAGCTGTGATTTCCATCGATCATCATCCTCAAATATCACACGAAAAGTACCTCCTGGCCATCGAAGATACCCATGCCTCCTCTACCGGCTATATGATCTATGATTACCTGAAAGTTTTTTACCCCACACACCTGAATTCTCCCATGGCTACCGCCCTTTATGTCGCAGTCATGACCGATACAGGAAATTTCAAGTTTTCCAACACCCGGGCTGAAGACCATCACATGGCAGGAGATCTGATTGCATACGGTATCGATCCTTACAAAATGTATTGCCGGATTTATGAACAATTTTCACCTGCCCGCATGAGACTCCTGGGACACGTTCTTCAGGATCTCCGTTTTGAGTCTGACGGGCGGCTGGTGTGGTTTGTGATTTACCAAAAGATGATGGAAAAATATGGTGCCACCTATGATGACCTGGATGGTTTCAGCGATTTCATGCGCAGCATTGCCGGGGTGGAGGTGAGTGTCATGTTCAAGGAGATGGAGGACGGAACCTGCCGGGTGAACCTCCGTTCAAAAGGCAGGGTGGTTATTCATAAAGTAGCCCAGCACTTTGGCGGCGGTGGACACCCCTTTGCCGCCGGGGCAAATCTGAAAAAAAGGGTAGAAGAGGCCATTCCCGCCATCCTGAGCGATGTGAAACGGGCGATTGAGGGAACACCATGA
- a CDS encoding radical SAM protein: protein MKILLCQPPVEDFYTTPDRHYPLGLLSLAGFIQDLPVTCKVVDFLHTGNRRTIPLPKNFTRIRKLLNRTDTPVKTFGQYYHFGMDWDKMEAFFREESPDLIGVSSNFYTYSYEAIQTIRLARKACPKAYIVVGGQNVRDGLFTLGEDIPVDFAIAGEGEIPFRKMVEALLHKPDIQVRDYQTGECICTPVEKIRVAHDLVKASAYTIGGYPMAMVQTSRGCPYRCGFCTIERTFGRTMRYRPVGAVLKKIEGLVHRGVKVLDFEDDNLTVDRDFAVSLFEGIRNRYGDSLRLYAMNGLSSWTLDRDLLTLMRQAGFVMLNLSVGTLSEESLRKSKRVDSREDFARAANIAHNLGMKVMGYFIAGLPGEGYKDGLETLRFLQHLPLVPGISPFYYIPGQTLRIPHIPTNPRDARLTRFFPSHEGITEEELVTLFQKTILENRKHLDKERDGGTFSSRRGR, encoded by the coding sequence ATGAAGATTTTACTGTGTCAACCGCCGGTTGAAGATTTTTATACTACACCGGACAGGCACTATCCCCTGGGATTGTTGAGTCTGGCCGGATTTATTCAAGATCTGCCTGTCACCTGCAAGGTGGTCGATTTTCTCCACACCGGCAACCGCCGGACCATCCCTCTGCCCAAAAATTTTACCCGTATCCGGAAGCTTTTAAACCGGACAGATACCCCCGTTAAAACCTTTGGACAGTATTATCATTTTGGGATGGACTGGGATAAGATGGAAGCCTTTTTCCGGGAGGAATCGCCGGATCTTATCGGTGTGAGTTCCAATTTTTACACCTATTCCTACGAAGCCATTCAAACCATCCGACTGGCCCGCAAAGCCTGTCCGAAGGCTTATATCGTTGTAGGCGGCCAGAATGTGAGGGACGGACTTTTTACCTTGGGTGAGGATATCCCCGTTGATTTTGCCATCGCCGGTGAAGGAGAGATCCCCTTTCGAAAGATGGTGGAAGCCCTTCTTCACAAGCCGGATATTCAGGTTCGGGACTACCAGACCGGGGAATGCATCTGTACCCCCGTTGAAAAAATTCGGGTGGCTCATGATCTGGTCAAAGCATCAGCCTACACCATAGGTGGTTATCCCATGGCTATGGTGCAGACCAGCCGGGGGTGCCCGTATCGCTGTGGTTTTTGTACCATCGAGCGGACCTTCGGGCGAACCATGCGTTACAGGCCGGTGGGAGCCGTGTTGAAAAAAATTGAAGGACTGGTCCACCGGGGGGTGAAGGTCCTGGATTTTGAGGATGATAATCTTACGGTGGACCGGGATTTTGCCGTATCCCTTTTTGAGGGGATTCGGAACCGCTACGGGGACAGCCTGCGTTTGTATGCCATGAACGGACTCAGTTCCTGGACATTGGACCGGGATTTGTTGACCCTGATGCGGCAAGCGGGATTTGTCATGCTGAATCTTTCGGTGGGGACACTTTCCGAGGAATCTTTAAGAAAATCCAAACGTGTGGACAGTCGGGAGGATTTTGCCCGGGCAGCCAACATTGCCCACAACCTGGGCATGAAGGTTATGGGATATTTTATCGCCGGTCTGCCGGGTGAAGGATATAAGGATGGACTCGAAACCCTGCGTTTTCTTCAGCATCTGCCGCTTGTCCCCGGAATATCCCCTTTTTACTACATTCCCGGACAGACACTCCGGATCCCCCATATTCCTACCAATCCCAGGGATGCCCGTTTGACACGATTTTTTCCCTCCCATGAGGGCATTACGGAAGAAGAATTGGTGACACTCTTTCAAAAAACGATACTGGAAAACAGAAAGCATCTCGATAAAGAGAGGGACGGGGGGACTTTTTCCTCCCGCAGAGGGCGCTGA
- a CDS encoding aldo/keto reductase, translated as MKYVQLGKRGPKVSAIGFGAWAIGGMNWGKTDDEVSKKALHAAFDEGVTLVDTADVYGFGHSEELIAEVLKERGGKKDIVIATKAGNDFYHAGDDDDEGYGPIRQTYTKDYIISAAEKSLKRLNVEALDILQLHSGDTDNLKKDDPWLALEQLKKDGKILHAGWSVQSFQETNQAFILDEHKDLIDVIQVRYNLLEREAEEVLFPKALEYGTGVIVRIPLLFGFLTGKFTKETRFDKEDHRSMNLSPEKLEHYLKELDKLQPLYDKYPQYTKAQIALKFCISHPATHTVIPGAKTPKQVKENCGAADVEIERYE; from the coding sequence ATGAAATATGTACAGCTTGGAAAAAGAGGTCCAAAAGTCTCGGCGATTGGTTTCGGCGCCTGGGCTATTGGAGGCATGAACTGGGGTAAAACAGATGATGAGGTATCAAAAAAAGCTCTTCATGCTGCGTTTGATGAAGGCGTAACCCTGGTGGATACTGCCGATGTGTACGGATTCGGCCACTCGGAAGAACTGATAGCCGAAGTCCTGAAAGAACGAGGCGGCAAAAAGGATATCGTGATCGCCACCAAGGCCGGTAATGATTTTTACCATGCCGGTGACGATGATGATGAAGGTTATGGTCCCATACGGCAAACATACACAAAAGACTATATCATATCCGCCGCGGAAAAGAGCCTGAAGCGCCTGAATGTGGAAGCCCTGGATATCCTTCAACTTCACAGCGGGGACACGGATAACCTGAAAAAGGATGATCCGTGGTTGGCCCTGGAACAATTGAAAAAAGACGGGAAAATCCTCCATGCGGGATGGAGTGTCCAGAGTTTTCAGGAAACCAATCAGGCCTTTATACTGGATGAACACAAGGATTTGATCGACGTCATTCAGGTCCGTTATAATTTGCTGGAGCGGGAGGCGGAGGAGGTTCTATTCCCCAAAGCCCTGGAATACGGGACCGGTGTGATTGTCCGGATACCCCTGCTTTTCGGCTTTCTGACGGGGAAATTCACCAAAGAGACCCGTTTCGACAAGGAAGACCACCGGAGCATGAACCTGTCCCCGGAAAAACTGGAACACTATTTGAAGGAACTGGACAAGCTTCAGCCTTTGTACGATAAATATCCCCAATACACCAAAGCCCAGATTGCCCTGAAATTCTGCATTTCCCATCCTGCCACACATACCGTCATCCCTGGTGCCAAAACACCGAAACAGGTGAAGGAAAATTGCGGGGCGGCTGATGTTGAAATAGAGAGGTACGAGTAG
- the yegQ gene encoding tRNA 5-hydroxyuridine modification protein YegQ: MEAPTSHTQSFSSSQKSPPELLLPAGDLEKLKVALAFGADAVYAGVPKYSLRTREIGFRRESLEEAVTYTHRQGKKIYLVMNIYAHNLKVDGFLKELDRVAAWKPDGLIMSDPGLIALALKRHPHIPIHLSTQANTTNWTTVRFWRDLGVRRIILSRELHLDEIAEMHQKVPDIELEAFVHGAICIAYSGRCLISNYLNHRDANQGTCTNSCRWEYKLAWEKGSILDVEKSQSPYESRFPIPDGFTLSEPKHHHEKMPIFEDDFGTYLMNSRDLCAIELLPDLVHAGIVSFKVEGRTKSAWYAALTARSYRRAIDDMWTGKPFNPDHLRDLLTLSSRTYTTGFYTRNPRQYGENFEDGYSAGFRYQVTGILKSYDKSSSMGTFEVKNRIKTGSILELITPQETIPFTLRVMENLKGESLETAHGGAENVRILLPQNPGDYAFLRQKTE; the protein is encoded by the coding sequence ATGGAAGCACCTACATCCCACACCCAAAGCTTCAGCTCATCTCAGAAAAGTCCCCCTGAACTGCTTCTCCCGGCAGGTGACCTGGAAAAACTTAAGGTTGCCCTGGCTTTTGGGGCCGATGCGGTGTATGCCGGGGTACCCAAGTATTCCCTTCGGACCCGGGAAATCGGATTCCGCCGGGAGAGCCTGGAGGAAGCTGTCACATATACCCATCGCCAGGGTAAAAAAATCTACCTGGTGATGAACATATACGCCCATAACCTGAAAGTGGACGGATTTCTTAAAGAGCTGGACCGCGTTGCGGCATGGAAACCGGATGGGTTGATCATGAGCGATCCGGGACTCATCGCCCTGGCCTTGAAACGTCATCCCCACATTCCCATCCACCTGAGTACCCAGGCCAATACCACCAACTGGACCACCGTCCGCTTTTGGCGTGATCTGGGTGTCCGGCGGATTATCCTCTCCCGTGAACTCCACCTGGATGAAATTGCGGAGATGCACCAAAAAGTACCGGATATCGAACTGGAAGCCTTTGTCCACGGTGCCATCTGTATTGCTTACTCCGGCCGCTGCCTGATTTCCAACTACCTGAACCACCGGGATGCCAATCAGGGGACCTGCACCAACAGCTGTCGATGGGAATACAAACTTGCCTGGGAAAAAGGATCCATCCTCGATGTGGAAAAATCTCAATCTCCCTATGAATCTCGCTTTCCAATCCCGGATGGGTTTACTCTTTCCGAACCGAAGCACCATCACGAAAAAATGCCCATATTTGAGGATGATTTCGGCACCTATCTAATGAATTCCAGGGACCTTTGTGCCATTGAACTCCTCCCGGACCTGGTTCATGCCGGTATCGTGAGTTTTAAAGTGGAAGGGCGGACTAAATCCGCATGGTATGCTGCTTTAACGGCCAGAAGCTACCGGCGTGCCATTGACGATATGTGGACAGGTAAACCCTTCAATCCGGATCATCTGAGAGACCTTCTCACGCTTAGTTCACGGACCTATACCACCGGTTTTTACACCCGGAATCCCCGGCAATACGGAGAGAATTTTGAGGATGGCTACTCTGCCGGTTTTCGATACCAGGTGACAGGCATCCTGAAATCCTATGACAAATCATCCTCCATGGGGACATTTGAAGTGAAAAACCGGATAAAAACCGGATCAATCCTGGAGCTGATCACTCCCCAAGAAACGATTCCTTTTACACTCCGGGTTATGGAAAATCTTAAAGGAGAAAGTCTTGAGACAGCCCATGGCGGTGCGGAAAATGTCCGGATTCTTCTACCTCAAAACCCCGGAGATTATGCCTTCCTCCGTCAGAAAACAGAGTGA
- the tmk gene encoding dTMP kinase, protein MDRKGHFITFEGLDGCGKSTQVRHTAQIFREQGFEVVEIRDPGSTAVGEAAREILLNPRYAEMDATTEVLLFAVARSQLVAEVIRPALDEGKVVLSDRFYDSTTAYQGYGRQLNLNMVLQINAIGAHDLVPDLTFIFDISPETSAERMARSGKSPDRMENEKLAFHQRVRRGFLDIARQNPDRCRVLDGHEPEQEIRKKIHIELLKRHYI, encoded by the coding sequence ATGGATCGTAAAGGGCACTTCATTACTTTTGAAGGATTGGATGGTTGCGGAAAAAGCACACAGGTCCGGCATACAGCCCAAATATTCCGGGAACAAGGCTTTGAAGTGGTGGAAATCCGGGATCCCGGCTCGACGGCAGTCGGTGAAGCAGCCCGGGAAATCCTCCTGAATCCCCGTTATGCTGAAATGGATGCCACAACGGAAGTTCTCCTTTTTGCCGTGGCAAGAAGCCAGCTGGTGGCTGAAGTGATCCGTCCAGCCCTGGATGAAGGAAAGGTTGTCCTCTCAGACCGTTTCTACGATTCTACCACGGCTTATCAGGGCTATGGCCGGCAGCTGAATCTGAACATGGTGCTCCAGATTAATGCCATCGGTGCTCATGATCTGGTTCCAGACCTGACCTTTATCTTTGATATATCCCCTGAAACATCTGCCGAGCGCATGGCCCGCAGCGGAAAATCACCGGACAGAATGGAAAACGAAAAACTCGCCTTCCACCAGAGAGTCCGCCGGGGTTTTCTGGACATCGCCCGGCAAAATCCAGACCGCTGCCGGGTATTGGATGGCCATGAACCTGAACAGGAAATCCGAAAAAAAATTCATATAGAACTCCTGAAACGTCACTATATCTGA